Proteins co-encoded in one Gadus morhua chromosome 6, gadMor3.0, whole genome shotgun sequence genomic window:
- the si:dkeyp-97a10.2 gene encoding uncharacterized protein si:dkeyp-97a10.2, producing the protein MDLQAAAATLLLLVCRANCLSVTILNPDPSHVIRGSNLVLRARIDHGPLETVATVTWEREPETGDAKGREVLASCSPGGPACPGHMTLDGQLTSLSVNSFSGDDGGIYSLTVSDQTGLPSRAYCVVREYEPVHHVSVGVNDSHSSLVCTEAWGTDPTFSWLHDRAAVTAALGRVSPDGKTLAVSHSPLCGHFTCVVSNKLGYSSATYTAAPCEAVESSGVAIAVVCVVMLLLLAMGMAALMWWRRRLLRSRGECLHNLLET; encoded by the exons ATGGATCTgcaggcagcagcagctacatTACTTCTACTag TGTGCAGGGCAAACTGTTTGTCCGTGACCATCCTGAACCCCGATCCCTCCCATGTGATCCGGGGCTCCAACCTGGTCCTCCGTGCCCGCATCGACCACGGGCCCCTGGAGACGGTTGCCACGGTGACCTGGGAGCGGGAGCCGGAGACGGGGGACGCCAAGGGTAGAGAGGTGCTGGCCTCCTGCTCCCCGGGGGGGCCGGCGTGCCCTGGTCACATGACCCTCGACGGGCAGCTTACGTCGCTGAGCGTCAACTCGTTCAGCGGAGACGACGGAGGGATTTACTCGCTGACGGTGTCCGACCAGACGGGGCTTCCCTCCAGGGCCTACTGCGTCGTCCGCGAATATG AGCCGGTGCATCACGTGTCCGTGGGCGTCAACGACTCCCACTCGTCGCTGGTCTGCACAGAGGCCTGGGGCACCGACCCCACCTTCAGCTGGCTCCACGACAGGGCCGCCGTGACCGCCGCGCTGGGCCGCGTCTCCCCCGACGGCAAGACGCTGGCGGTCAGCCACTCACCGCTCTGCGGCCACTTCACCTGCGTGGTCAGCAACAAGCTGGGCTACAGCTCGGCGACGTACACCGCAG CTCCTTGCGAGGCCGTGGAGTCTAGTGGTGTCGCGATAGCGGTGGTGTGCGtcgtgatgctgctgctgctggctatGGGGATGGCAGCTCTCATGTGGTG GAGGCGGCGACTACTACGAAGCAGAGGAGAATGTCTGCACAACCTGCTGGAAACCTGA